Within the Echinicola sp. 20G genome, the region ATCAAAGGGGCTTTCACTTCTGGCAATTCAAAAAAGTGGTTAGGGTTTTCACCTTCAGCTATGCTCAGCCCTTTTGCCTTGAGCTTATTTTCGGAGCGCAGCCTTAGGTTACCACCTTGGGTAGACTTAATGACCAATTTATCCACTTTATGATCTTTCCAACTCAGCTCCACTATTTCAAATCCACCCCTGGCACGCAGGCCTTTAATGTTTCCTTCGCCCCAAGCTGAAGGCAAGGCAGGCAACAAATGGATCGCCCCTTCTTGACTTTGCATTAACATTTCGGCAATGCCAGCAGCACAGCCGAAGTTACCGTCAATCTGGAATGGCGGATGTGCATCAAACATATTGGCATAGGTGCCTCCACCTCGAGTACTTGGGGTGACCAAACTCAATTGGTTTTGCAACAACTTATAAGCATGGTCTCCATCCAGAAATCTAGCCCAAAGATTGACCTTCCATCCCATAGACCAGCCCGTGGATGGATCGCCCCGATACATTAAAGAAGTCTTTGCAGCATCAAACAACTTCGGGGTCCTAAAAGCTGAAATTTGGTTACTAGGAAACACTCCATACAAGTGGGACACATGTCGGTGCTTATCTTCAGGATCATCCCAATCATGCATCCATTCCTGTAATTGTCCATACTGGCCGATCTGCATCGGAGCTAAGCGAGACCTGGTAACGCTTAAAGTATCAGCAAAATCCTGATCCTTTTCTACTATTTTTGAGGCACGGATTACATTGGAAAAAAGGTCAAACAGCAATTGGTTGTCCATAGTCACACCAGCAGCTAAGGTAGCACCATGAATGTGACTGTTTTCAGGTGAACTTGAGGGAGAAACAACCAACCATTGGTGGGTGGGTTCTTCAATCAGCACATCTAAGAAAAACTGTGCAGCACCCTTCATGATTGGATAAGCTTCTTGCAGAAAATCCTTATCTCCGCTATAAAGGTACCTTTCCCAAAGATGCTGGCTGAGCCATGCTCCTCCACTGGGCCACATGCCGGAAGCAGCATAATCGATCGGCCCGGTAATTCTCCAAATGTCCGTATTATGATGCAGCACCCAACCTCTGGCACCATACATCTTTTTCGCCGTTTCAGCACCCGTCTCACTTACTTCCCTAACCATTTGTAAGAAAGGCTCATGCATCTCACTCAGGTTAGTAAGTTCTGCTGGCCAATAATTCATTTCCGCATTGATATTGACGGTATATTTGCTTTCCCATGGAGGAAACAACATATCGTTCCAAATTCCCTGAAGGTTCGCGGGCTGTCCTCCAGGCTGAGAGCAGGAAATCAACAAGTACCGCGCAAACTGAAAATACAAGGCTGCCAACTGCGGGTCATTGACTTCTGCAAAATGTTCAATTCTTTGGTCAGTAGGCTTCTCGGCTTCACTCGTTACACCCAAATCAAGAGACACCCTATTGTAAAATTGCTGATAAAACTGGACATGGGCTTTTTTAATGGCATCATAGTCCTTGGTCAAAGCAGCATTCAATATATTTGCTGCTTTCTGTTCATATTCTTCAGAAAGGTCTTTGTAGTTTATAAAGTTGGTGGCAATACTGATGTAAAGGGTAAGCTCATCTGCTTCTTTGACACTGATCAGGCCATCCTTTACCACAAGTTCTCCTCCTTTATGACTTGCTTTAATCCTGCCTTGAAATTTCACTCCTCCTCTTTGGTGGTCATGGGTTTGTGACTGTCCAGAAAGTGTCAATTGATCCTCTCTCACCCTAGCGACTGCATTATCATGGGGACTGGTCATCTGGACATTGCAAGTGATGCTGGCAGCCCGATCTGCTGTAAGCCTTACCATAATGACATCATCCTCAAAGGCACTGAATACTTCTCTTTGATATTGCACCCCATCCACTGTATATGAAACGGTAGAGATAGCCTTTTCCAAATCCAGATCACGGTAATAATCTTGGTAACCTTGATGTCCGGGAAATGAAATGTATACATTCCCAAAAGTCTCATAAGGCATGCCATCATTGGTCTGGGACATGACCTTTTCATTGGCCAATTCTTGTGCTGCCTGGTAATTTCCTTCAAAGATGAGCTTTTGAATATATGGGATGGCTGCTTTGGACTTGCTATGCGCATTGCTATTGGGTGAACCTCCCCAAATGGTCTCCTCGTTAAGCTGCAGTCGTTCTACTGCAGGCACTCCAAATACCATGGCCCCAAGTCTTCCATTGCCTAGTGGCAATGCCTCATTCCAGTTTGATGCAGGCTTATCGTACCAAAGCTTCCATTTCTTCTCCTGGGCTTGAAGGCTACTAATGGTGAGGAATAAAAACAGCAGTTTTGTCCAAAACTTATTCATTTGGTTTTTTAGGTTATTGGTTATGCTAAAATCAAGAGCAAAATTAACTTTTGCCTCAGGCCAATTTATTAGAAAGTCCTTTAGACTACTCCAAGAGCTTAAATAAAGCTTCCTTTCCGATCAAGGCATTCTCAGGAAGGTTTTCCCCTTGCTCTCCAAAGACTTTTAATTCATTTTCACTTTCAATAGTGATTCCGGTCTCATCGACCATTCCATTTGTATCCGTCCATTTTTCCAGCGACAAACCAAGGTGTTTTGCCATAAATGGATACATGGCCTGCCTTTTGGAATATTTATAATCATGGCCCTCCTTTGCAAAATGAGCATTGACTATTTTGTCTTTAGCTCCGTAAAAGCCATAGGTCCTTTCAATAAAAGGAAATTCAATTTCTGGCACCGTACTGCTCCAGTCTCCTCCATCTGAAATGATCAATAAAGGCCTTGGTGCTGTCATAGCGGCAATCTCTGCATTATTGGTTCCGCCTTCACAAAGGTGAATTGGCTTGCCACTTTCACAGGGACAGCCTCCTGAAAAATGAGAAGAAACCATAACGGTAGGAACAGAAACTTTGATTCGGTCATCAATAGCAGTGAGTAACATGGTCTGGGAACCACCTCCTGAACCGCCTGTGATGCCTACTAAATCTGGATTGGTCTCTTTGAGGGAGGACAAATAATTGATCCATTGGATGCCATTCAAGGTTTGGATGGTATGTGACACACTCAGGCGATGATCCTCTGATTCAAACTGCAAAAGTGACTCTCCCCAAGCAAAAAGATCATATCCAACGACCACCGCCCCCATTCTAGCAAGTGTTGCACTTCTGATCTGCTGACTTTCCCGGTACCTACCTTGTCCAAAATGTCCATTGGGCATAATGATGATGGGGTGATCTTTTTTTAGCGGTTTGGGACGATAAACCGATCCTGTGGTATATACCCCTGGAAGCACCTCCATAGCCACATTTTCTACGGAATAACCTTTGTAATTTCTCCTTTTGGTGATTATTGGTTCAGTAGTCGGTTTTTCAGGAAGGTCCTTAATTCCCAGGGCCTCGATCATACAAGCCTTAAGCGCCTCTTTCCTTACTTCCCACTCTGCTTTGTTTTGGTACAGGGTTTTGAAATAATCTAACTGCTCAGCTCCGGTATCGCTTGACTTTTTATGATATTGGTAGGGCTTGATGGTATATTTGACCTCATTTTCTTTGAAATAGGTCAAATCAAAAGGGGATAATAGAGCCGTCAATGAGTTTTCCAGATTTCCTTGTCGGATGCGCCAAAAAGCATAATTCAGCGTTTTTCCTTC harbors:
- a CDS encoding glycoside hydrolase N-terminal domain-containing protein gives rise to the protein MNKFWTKLLFLFLTISSLQAQEKKWKLWYDKPASNWNEALPLGNGRLGAMVFGVPAVERLQLNEETIWGGSPNSNAHSKSKAAIPYIQKLIFEGNYQAAQELANEKVMSQTNDGMPYETFGNVYISFPGHQGYQDYYRDLDLEKAISTVSYTVDGVQYQREVFSAFEDDVIMVRLTADRAASITCNVQMTSPHDNAVARVREDQLTLSGQSQTHDHQRGGVKFQGRIKASHKGGELVVKDGLISVKEADELTLYISIATNFINYKDLSEEYEQKAANILNAALTKDYDAIKKAHVQFYQQFYNRVSLDLGVTSEAEKPTDQRIEHFAEVNDPQLAALYFQFARYLLISCSQPGGQPANLQGIWNDMLFPPWESKYTVNINAEMNYWPAELTNLSEMHEPFLQMVREVSETGAETAKKMYGARGWVLHHNTDIWRITGPIDYAASGMWPSGGAWLSQHLWERYLYSGDKDFLQEAYPIMKGAAQFFLDVLIEEPTHQWLVVSPSSSPENSHIHGATLAAGVTMDNQLLFDLFSNVIRASKIVEKDQDFADTLSVTRSRLAPMQIGQYGQLQEWMHDWDDPEDKHRHVSHLYGVFPSNQISAFRTPKLFDAAKTSLMYRGDPSTGWSMGWKVNLWARFLDGDHAYKLLQNQLSLVTPSTRGGGTYANMFDAHPPFQIDGNFGCAAGIAEMLMQSQEGAIHLLPALPSAWGEGNIKGLRARGGFEIVELSWKDHKVDKLVIKSTQGGNLRLRSENKLKAKGLSIAEGENPNHFFELPEVKAPLISEKAKLNAVDLPDYHEYDLSTQAGEAYTIIGK
- a CDS encoding S9 family peptidase — translated: MIRLYGPPRGQRLIVIGLLVSVLLWASITVCSAQDSDRSYNETLEETLKRIEEIFDVELQYNQDLVEGKTLNYAFWRIRQGNLENSLTALLSPFDLTYFKENEVKYTIKPYQYHKKSSDTGAEQLDYFKTLYQNKAEWEVRKEALKACMIEALGIKDLPEKPTTEPIITKRRNYKGYSVENVAMEVLPGVYTTGSVYRPKPLKKDHPIIIMPNGHFGQGRYRESQQIRSATLARMGAVVVGYDLFAWGESLLQFESEDHRLSVSHTIQTLNGIQWINYLSSLKETNPDLVGITGGSGGGSQTMLLTAIDDRIKVSVPTVMVSSHFSGGCPCESGKPIHLCEGGTNNAEIAAMTAPRPLLIISDGGDWSSTVPEIEFPFIERTYGFYGAKDKIVNAHFAKEGHDYKYSKRQAMYPFMAKHLGLSLEKWTDTNGMVDETGITIESENELKVFGEQGENLPENALIGKEALFKLLE